One Bos taurus isolate L1 Dominette 01449 registration number 42190680 breed Hereford chromosome 16, ARS-UCD2.0, whole genome shotgun sequence DNA window includes the following coding sequences:
- the HES5 gene encoding transcription factor HES-5: MAPSTVAVELLSPKEKNRLRKPVVEKMRRDRINSSIEQLKLLLEQEFARHQPNSKLEKADILEMAVSYLKHSKAFAAAAAGPKSLHQDYSEGYSWCLQEAVQFLTLHAASDTQMKLLYHFQRPPAATAAPAKEPKAPSPAPAPAPAKAATAAAARQPVCGLWRPW, from the exons ATGGCTCCCAGCACCGTGGCCGTGGAGCTGCTCAGCCCCAAAGAGAAAAACCGA CTGCGAAAACCGGTGGTGGAGAAGATGCGCCGCGACCGCATCAACAGCAGCATCGAGCAGTTGAAGCTGCTGCTGGAGCAGGAGTTCGCGCGCCACCAGCCCAACTCCAAGCTGGAGAAGGCCGACATCCTGGAGATGGCCGTCAGTTACCTGAAACACAGCAAAG ccttcgccgccgccgccgccggccccAAGAGCTTGCACCAGGACTATAGCGAAGGCTACTCGTGGTGCCTGCAGGAGGCCGTGCAGTTCCTGACGCTGCACGCGGCCAGCGATACGCAGATGAAGCTGCTGTACCATTTCCAGCGACCCCCGGCCGCAACCGCTGCGCCCGCCAAGGAGCCCAAGGCGCCCAGCCCCGCGCCTGCGCCTGCCCCGGCCAAGGCCGCCACTGCCGCCGCTGCTCGACAACCCGTCTGTGGCCTCTGGCGGCCTTGGTGA
- the PANK4 gene encoding 4'-phosphopantetheine phosphatase (The RefSeq protein has 1 substitution compared to this genomic sequence): MAECGASGSGSGGDSLDKSITLPPDEIFRNLENAKRFAIDIGGSLTKLAYYSTVQHKVAKVRSFDYSGKDTEQDHEPPYEISVQEEVTARLHFVKFENTYIEACLDFIKDHLVNTETKVIQATGGGAYKFKDLIEEKLQLKVDKEDVMTCLIKGCNFVLKNIPHEAFVYQKDSDPEFRFQTNHPNIFPYLLVNIGSGVSIVKVETEDRFEWIGGSSIGGGTFWGLGALLTKTKKFDELLQLASRGQHTNVDMLVQDIYGGAHETLGLSGNLIASSFGKSATADQEFSKEDMAKSLLHMISNDIGQLACLYARLHCLDRVYFGGFFIRGHPVTMRTITYSINFFSKGEVQALFLRHEGYLGAIGAFLKGAEQDNPNQYSWGENYAGSSGLMSSSPELCPTQRARSGTFDLLEMDRLERPLVNLPLLLDPSSYVPDTVDLTDDALARKYWLTCFEEALDGVVKRAVASQPGSVDAAERAEKFRQKYWNKLQTLRHQPFAYGTLTVRSLLDTREHCLNEFNFPDPYSKVKQKDNGVALKCFQRVVSALDALDWEERQLALVKGLLAGNVFDWGAKAVSDVLESDPQFGFEEAKKKLQERPWLVDSYSKWLQRLKGPPHKCALIFADNSGVDVILGVFPFVRELLSRGTEVILACNSGPALNDVTYSESLIVAERIAAMDPVIHSALREERLLLVQTGSSSPCLDLSRLDKGLAVLVRERGADLVVIEGMGRAVHTNYHAALCCESLKLAVIKNSWLAERLGGQLFSVIFKYEVPAE; this comes from the exons ATGGCGGAGTGTGGAGCGAGCGGCAGCGGGAGCAGCGGGGACAGCCTGGACAAGAGCATCACGCTGCCCCCCGACGAGATCTTCCGCAACCTGGAGAACGCCAAGCGCTTCGCCATAGACATAG GCGGGTCACTGACCAAGCTGGCCTACTACTCCACCGTGCAGCACAAAGTCGCCAAGGTGCGGTCCTTCGACTACTCTGGCAAG GACACAGAGCAGGACCACGAGCCACCCTATGAGATCTCAGTCCAAGAGGAGGTAACCGCCAGGCTGCACTTTGTAAAGTTTGAAAACACCTACATAGAAGCCTGCCTGGACTTCATTAAAGACCACCTCGTCAACACTGAGACCAAGGTCATCCAGGCGACTGGGGGTGGGGCATACAAGTTCAAAGACCTCATCGAAGAAAAGCTGCAGTTGAA GGTTGACAAGGAGGATGTGATGACCTGCCTGATCAAGGGCTGCAACTTTGTGCTGAAGAACATCCCACACGAAGCCTTCGTGTACCAGAAAGACTCCGACCCTGAGTTCCGGTTTCAGACGAACCACCCCAACATCTTCCCATATCTCCTGGTCAACATCGGCTCAGGGGTCTCTATCGTGAAG GTGGAGACAGAGGACAGGTTCGAGTGGATTGGCGGCAGCTCCATCGGGGGCGGCACCTTCTGGGGGCTTGGGGCTCTGCTCACCAAGACAAAG AAGTTTGATGAGCTGCTGCAGCTGGCCTCCAGAGGCCAGCACACGAATGTGGACATGCTGGTTCAGGACATCTATGGAGGGGCCCACGAGACCCTGGGGCTAAGCGGCAACCTCATCGCCAGCAGCTTCGGGAAGTCTGCCACTGCGGACCAAG AGTTCTCCAAGGAGGACATGGCCAAGAGCCTGCTGCACATGATCAGCAATGACATCGGGCAGCTCGCCTGCCTCTacgccaggctccactgcctGGACCGCGTGTACTTTGGCGGCTTTTTCATCCGCGGCCATCCGGTCACCATGCGCACCATCACCTACAGCATCAACTTCTTCTCCAAG GGGGAGGTCCAGGCACTGTTCCTGAGGCACGAAGGCTACCTGGGCGCCATCGGAGCCTTCCTCAAAGGAGCCGAGCAAGACA ACCCAAACCAGTACAGCTGGGGAGAAAACTACGCCGGCAGCTCCGGGCTCATGAGCTCATCGCCCGAGCTCTGCCCCACCCAGAGGGCAAGGAGCGGCACT TTCGACTTGCTGGAAATGGATCGGTTGGAGAGGCCACTGGTCAACCTGCCTCTCCTTCTGGACCCATCCTCCTATGTACCCGACACAGTTGACCTCACGGATGACGCCCTGGCCCGCAAGTACTGGCTCACCTGCTTTGAGGAGGCCCTGGACGGG GTCGTAAAACGTGCTGTGGCAAGCCAACCGGGCTCTGTGGACGCAGCCGAGAGGGCCGAGAAGTTCCGGCAGAAGTACTGGAACAAGCTGCAGACGCTGCGGCACCAGCCCTT CGCTTATGGGACCCTGACTGTGCGCAGCCTCCTGGACACGAGAGAGCACTGTCTGAACGAGTTTAACTTCCCAGACCCCTATTCCAAG GTGAAGCAGAAGGACAACGGTGTGGCGCTGAAGTGTTTCCAGAGGGTGGTCAGTGCCCTGGACGCACTGGACTGGGAGGAGAGGCAGCTGGCCTTGGTGAAGGGGCTGCTGGCTGGCAACGTCTTTGACTGGGGTGCAAAAGCCGTCTCTGA TGTCCTTGAGTCTGACCCGCAGTTTGGGTTCGAGGAGGCAAAAAAGAAGCTGCAAG AGCGGCCCTGGCTCGTGGACTCCTACAGCAAATGGCTGCAGAGACTGAAG GGGCCCCCTCACAAATGTGCCTTAATTTTCGCAGATAACAGTGGAGTAGACGTCATTTTGGGAGTCTTCCCCTTTGTCAGGGAGCTTCTCTCTAGAGGGACGGAG GTCATCCTGGCGTGCAACTCAGGACCCGCCTTGAACGACGTGACCTATAGCGAATCCCTCATTGTGGCCGAGCGCATTGCAGCCATGGACCCCGTCATCCA CTCGGCGCTCAGAGAAGAGAGGCTCCTGCTGGTGCAGACAGGCTCCAGCTCCCCATGCCTGGACCTCAG CCGCCTGGACAAGGGGCTGGCCGTGCTGGTGCGGGAGCGTGGTGCCGACCTGGTGGTCATTGAGGGCATGGGCCGTGCCGTCCATACCAACTACCATGCGGCGCTGTGCTGCGAGAGCCTGAAGCTGGCTGTCATCAAGAACTCCTGGCTGGCTGAGCGGCTGGGCGGCCAGCTCTTCAGTGTCATCTTCAAGTATGAGGTCCCAGCTGAGTGA